From Draconibacterium halophilum, one genomic window encodes:
- a CDS encoding GSCFA domain-containing protein — protein sequence MTEIKFQTTVEVPQFQWQTGYKKKNLFMGSCFTENVGAKMEALKYPVDINPFGILYNPLSVANGLQLLLEEKTFTTNDLIEHNGLWHSFSHHGRFSNTEQSKALDEINSRIKRSAAFLKNADFLFLTFGTAWIYRHKKGGDLVSNCHKIPAREFLRERLSVQQIVEVYNDLLKELWQVNPDLKVVFTVSPIRHWKDGAIENQRSKSTLILAVDQLIQEFNSEKCAYFPSYEIVMDELRDYRFYAEDMLHISEVAIKHIWSRFEAALIDAESIEIAKEVQKIGNAVKHRPINKKSLEYSKFLLSFLKKLELLEKRFPYLNLKLEKEYFNVQIEEFGGGDQTIVS from the coding sequence ATGACTGAAATAAAATTTCAAACTACAGTAGAAGTGCCACAGTTTCAGTGGCAAACAGGTTATAAAAAAAAGAACCTGTTTATGGGGTCGTGTTTTACCGAGAATGTGGGGGCAAAAATGGAAGCCCTGAAATACCCGGTCGACATTAATCCGTTTGGAATTTTATATAATCCGCTATCGGTTGCCAACGGACTGCAACTATTGCTCGAAGAAAAGACGTTTACTACCAACGACCTTATTGAACACAACGGACTGTGGCATAGCTTTAGTCATCACGGTCGCTTTTCGAATACTGAGCAGAGTAAAGCGCTGGATGAAATAAACAGTCGTATTAAACGCTCGGCGGCCTTTTTAAAAAATGCCGATTTCCTTTTTCTCACTTTTGGTACTGCCTGGATTTATCGCCACAAAAAAGGCGGCGATTTGGTTTCGAATTGCCATAAAATTCCGGCACGGGAGTTTCTGCGCGAACGATTATCGGTACAGCAGATTGTTGAGGTTTATAACGATTTATTGAAAGAACTGTGGCAGGTGAATCCGGATCTAAAAGTAGTTTTTACCGTTAGTCCCATTCGCCATTGGAAAGATGGAGCTATTGAAAATCAACGTAGTAAATCGACACTGATATTGGCAGTAGATCAACTTATTCAGGAATTTAACTCTGAAAAATGTGCGTATTTTCCGTCGTATGAAATTGTAATGGATGAGCTGCGTGATTATCGTTTTTATGCCGAAGATATGTTGCACATTTCGGAGGTGGCTATAAAACATATCTGGTCGCGTTTTGAAGCGGCACTAATTGATGCTGAAAGTATTGAAATTGCTAAAGAAGTTCAAAAAATAGGCAATGCTGTAAAGCATCGTCCTATCAACAAAAAATCGCTTGAATATTCCAAATTTCTCCTTAGTTTTCTTAAAAAATTAGAGCTATTGGAAAAAAGATTTCCGTATCTTAATTTAAAGTTAGAAAAAGAATATTTTAATGTACAGATTGAGGAATTTGGTGGTGGCGATCAAACAATTGTGAGTTAA
- a CDS encoding alpha amylase C-terminal domain-containing protein, whose amino-acid sequence MKKYLPKLVQNDKWLEPYAGVISDRMILAGRKEKEITGGRSLADFATGHLYFGLHRTGSGWVIREWAPNATHIFLVGTFNDWQESTDYTFSHLDHGVWELHLGEDQIAHGDLYALNVHWSINFGKRVPAWATRVVQDENTHTFNAQVWAPEDKYQWVNPDFQRANEPPLIYEGHVGMAGEEECVHTYNEFREKMLPRIKANGYNVIQLMAIPEHPYYGSFGYHVSNFFAASSRFGTPEELKQLIDEAHGMGIAVIMDLVHSHAVKNEIEGLGNYDGTRYQFFHEGGKGEHPAWDSYCFNYDKNEVLHFLLSNISYWLTEYKFDGFRFDGVTSMLYFNHGLEIAFTNYDDYFNANVDHEATTYFRLANKLIKEINPRALSVAEDMSGMPGLAASIEDGGLGFDFRMAMGVPDFWIKMIKEKSDDEWEVGDIFHQLTSKRMDEQVVSYAESHDQALVGDKTIIFRLIDKEMYYSMRKDQPNLTVDRGIALHKMIRLATASTAGGAYLNFMGNEFGHPEWIDFPREGNNWSYQHARRMWSIAENQDLKYHWLYDFDKDMIQLINKNKILSIPSVDKILENNPDKVLAFHRGLFLFVFNFNPTQSFTDYGIPLGAGKYQIVLNSDSGRFGGHDRVDEEISYYTMPSRGMDSQHYLKLYLPARTALVLKKVDIPKVK is encoded by the coding sequence ATGAAAAAATACCTGCCCAAATTAGTCCAGAACGATAAGTGGCTGGAGCCCTATGCCGGAGTTATTTCCGACCGAATGATTCTTGCCGGGCGGAAAGAAAAAGAAATAACCGGCGGCCGTTCGCTGGCCGATTTTGCTACCGGGCATCTGTATTTTGGTTTGCACCGAACCGGGTCGGGATGGGTAATCCGCGAATGGGCACCCAATGCAACGCATATATTCCTGGTTGGTACTTTTAACGATTGGCAGGAAAGTACTGATTACACGTTCTCGCATCTCGATCATGGTGTTTGGGAGCTTCATCTCGGGGAGGATCAAATAGCGCATGGCGATTTGTATGCCTTAAATGTGCATTGGTCGATAAATTTTGGAAAACGAGTACCCGCCTGGGCTACACGTGTTGTGCAGGATGAAAATACACACACGTTTAATGCGCAGGTTTGGGCACCCGAAGATAAATACCAGTGGGTAAATCCTGATTTTCAGCGTGCCAACGAGCCACCACTGATTTATGAAGGGCATGTTGGTATGGCCGGCGAAGAGGAGTGTGTGCATACTTATAATGAGTTTCGCGAAAAGATGTTGCCACGCATAAAAGCCAACGGCTATAATGTTATTCAGTTAATGGCTATTCCGGAGCATCCGTACTATGGGAGTTTTGGTTATCATGTAAGTAACTTTTTTGCTGCATCGTCGCGTTTTGGAACGCCCGAGGAACTGAAACAGCTGATTGATGAGGCACACGGAATGGGAATAGCGGTTATTATGGATTTGGTGCATTCGCATGCTGTGAAAAACGAAATTGAAGGTCTTGGTAATTACGACGGAACGCGTTACCAGTTTTTCCACGAGGGAGGAAAAGGCGAACATCCGGCATGGGACAGCTATTGTTTTAACTATGATAAAAATGAGGTGCTGCATTTCCTGCTGTCAAACATTAGCTATTGGTTGACGGAATATAAATTCGACGGTTTCCGTTTTGATGGGGTAACCAGTATGTTGTATTTCAACCACGGTTTGGAGATTGCATTTACCAATTACGACGATTATTTTAATGCCAATGTCGACCACGAAGCAACCACTTATTTCCGATTGGCGAATAAGCTCATTAAAGAAATAAATCCAAGAGCTTTATCGGTAGCTGAAGATATGAGCGGAATGCCCGGGCTGGCAGCTTCTATTGAAGATGGCGGTTTGGGTTTTGATTTCCGGATGGCAATGGGCGTTCCTGATTTCTGGATAAAAATGATTAAAGAAAAATCGGACGATGAATGGGAAGTGGGCGATATTTTTCACCAGCTAACCTCGAAACGTATGGATGAGCAGGTGGTGAGTTACGCCGAATCGCACGACCAGGCTTTGGTGGGCGATAAAACCATAATCTTCCGACTGATAGATAAAGAGATGTATTATTCCATGCGAAAAGATCAGCCCAACCTGACTGTTGACCGTGGAATAGCGCTGCATAAAATGATTCGACTGGCAACAGCAAGTACGGCAGGCGGTGCCTACCTGAATTTTATGGGTAATGAATTCGGGCATCCCGAGTGGATTGATTTTCCGCGCGAAGGCAACAACTGGTCCTACCAGCATGCGCGAAGAATGTGGAGCATTGCCGAAAATCAGGATCTGAAGTATCATTGGCTGTACGATTTTGATAAGGATATGATCCAACTGATCAATAAAAACAAAATACTTTCCATTCCTTCGGTTGACAAGATTTTGGAAAACAACCCCGATAAAGTACTGGCTTTCCATCGCGGACTGTTTTTGTTTGTTTTCAATTTCAACCCAACACAGTCGTTTACCGATTACGGAATTCCACTAGGCGCCGGGAAATATCAAATTGTGCTGAATTCCGACTCCGGGCGTTTTGGGGGTCACGACAGGGTTGATGAGGAAATCAGTTATTATACCATGCCAAGCAGAGGAATGGACAGCCAGCATTATCTGAAACTTTACCTGCCGGCGAGAACGGCACTGGTATTGAAAAAAGTTGATATTCCGAAAGTGAAATAA
- a CDS encoding PLP-dependent transferase, with translation MKRTGFTTTALNVPFAKPDPHKALQMPVYESVAYEFDSAEQIEANFKGEYIAHVYSRTTSPTVEYFELKLKALTQSSGVIAVSSGMAAITNTIMAITKTGDNIISGNRLFGHSYALFQQTLPEFGVETRFSNLVSEAEIEKLIDKNTRAIYFETVTNPQLDIADIEMLSSVAKKHNLILIADSTITPPNVFTGGKFGVNIEVMSTTKYISGGATSFGGAIVDHGNFDWNLNPNTTAYSEKFNANAFLMKVRKNVYRNTGGSMAPQTARFQIQGLDILELRVEKCYQNCLALGEFMNAHDQIKTVSYPGLKTDHRYPLAQKYFNGIPGTIMSFELESKAACYTFMNKLQIIRRATNLNDNKSLIIHPHSTIYAEFTEEERKTAGINNRMMRLSVGIENVADIIDDIEVALS, from the coding sequence ATGAAACGAACCGGATTTACTACTACCGCATTAAATGTGCCTTTTGCCAAACCCGATCCACACAAAGCATTGCAAATGCCTGTTTACGAATCGGTAGCATACGAATTTGATTCGGCAGAGCAAATTGAAGCCAATTTCAAAGGCGAATATATTGCCCACGTTTACTCCAGAACTACAAGCCCAACGGTTGAATATTTTGAGCTGAAACTAAAAGCGCTAACACAAAGCAGCGGTGTAATTGCTGTAAGCTCGGGCATGGCAGCCATTACAAATACCATTATGGCAATTACCAAAACGGGCGACAATATTATCTCCGGAAATCGTTTGTTCGGGCACAGTTATGCCTTGTTTCAACAAACGCTTCCTGAATTTGGAGTGGAAACACGGTTTAGTAATTTAGTCTCGGAAGCAGAAATTGAAAAGCTTATCGACAAAAATACCCGCGCCATTTATTTTGAAACGGTAACGAATCCGCAACTCGATATTGCTGATATTGAAATGCTGTCGAGCGTGGCAAAAAAGCACAACCTGATTTTAATTGCCGACAGCACCATTACACCTCCCAATGTTTTTACGGGCGGGAAGTTTGGTGTGAACATCGAGGTCATGTCAACCACTAAATATATATCGGGAGGAGCAACTTCGTTTGGTGGTGCCATTGTCGACCATGGTAATTTCGATTGGAATTTGAATCCGAACACAACCGCTTACTCCGAAAAATTTAACGCCAATGCCTTTCTAATGAAAGTAAGAAAGAATGTTTACCGGAATACGGGTGGAAGTATGGCTCCCCAAACAGCCCGTTTTCAGATTCAAGGCCTCGACATCCTTGAACTTCGGGTAGAAAAATGCTACCAAAACTGCCTGGCGTTGGGCGAATTTATGAACGCACATGACCAGATTAAAACGGTGAGTTATCCAGGATTAAAAACAGATCATCGTTACCCGCTGGCACAAAAATATTTTAACGGAATTCCGGGAACGATTATGAGTTTCGAGCTGGAATCGAAAGCTGCCTGTTATACCTTTATGAATAAGCTGCAGATCATTCGCCGCGCCACCAACCTGAATGATAATAAATCGCTGATTATTCACCCGCACTCAACCATTTATGCCGAGTTTACCGAAGAAGAACGCAAAACAGCCGGTATTAACAACCGCATGATGCGCCTTTCGGTGGGGATTGAAAATGTAGCTGATATTATTGATGATATTGAGGTGGCTTTATCGTGA